A genomic window from Serratia liquefaciens includes:
- a CDS encoding CynX/NimT family MFS transporter encodes MPQPAITPTPAATKRSRLRHPLLLVAGIMLVAANLRAALTSVGPLLEQIQQQLMLSATAAGLLNSLPLILFAVLSPVTPGLAKRIGIERTLGMALLLLVIGIVLRSMPQSGMLWLGSVLIGAAIAFANVVLPTLVKRDFPERAAAMIAAYAAVMSLVAATASGLAVPLATLHDQGWRFSLLCWSLPALLALIVWLPQLRRSSAPTAGNAASVQPAPSRSPWGSALGWQVALFMGLQSITFYTIIGWFSTFAASHGTSPQQAGFELFIYQVVAIVANFVMVFILPRARDQRAIALCSSLLIFIGVAGLLLLPGYSLVWLIFAGLGAGGSLVLALSFFGLRSSHHHQATQLSGMAQSVGYLLAALGPTLFGLLHDLTQGWRLPLIVLLCLTLLQMLFGMLAGRNRVIR; translated from the coding sequence ATGCCACAACCCGCTATAACCCCAACGCCTGCTGCGACAAAACGCAGCCGTTTACGTCACCCCTTGTTACTGGTCGCCGGCATTATGCTGGTCGCTGCCAACCTGCGTGCCGCGCTGACCAGCGTGGGGCCGCTGCTGGAACAGATCCAGCAGCAGTTGATGCTTTCCGCCACCGCGGCCGGCCTGCTTAACTCACTGCCGCTGATCCTGTTTGCCGTGCTGTCGCCGGTCACGCCCGGCCTGGCCAAACGCATCGGCATTGAGCGTACGCTGGGCATGGCATTGCTGCTGCTGGTGATTGGCATTGTGCTGCGTTCGATGCCGCAATCCGGCATGCTGTGGCTGGGCAGCGTGTTGATCGGTGCCGCCATCGCGTTTGCCAACGTAGTGTTGCCCACGCTGGTAAAGCGAGACTTTCCAGAACGCGCCGCCGCCATGATTGCTGCCTATGCCGCGGTGATGTCGCTGGTGGCGGCCACCGCCTCCGGCCTGGCGGTACCGCTGGCGACGTTGCATGACCAAGGCTGGCGTTTTTCCCTGCTGTGCTGGAGCCTGCCGGCACTGTTGGCGCTGATTGTCTGGCTGCCGCAACTGCGCCGCTCATCGGCCCCGACGGCCGGTAACGCAGCGTCGGTTCAACCAGCACCGTCACGTTCCCCCTGGGGCAGTGCACTTGGTTGGCAGGTGGCGCTGTTTATGGGCCTGCAATCCATCACCTTCTACACCATTATCGGTTGGTTCAGCACCTTTGCCGCCAGCCACGGTACGTCACCGCAACAGGCTGGTTTTGAGCTGTTTATTTACCAGGTGGTGGCGATCGTCGCCAACTTTGTCATGGTGTTTATTCTGCCGCGCGCCCGCGATCAGCGCGCCATCGCGCTATGCAGTTCTCTGCTGATTTTTATCGGCGTCGCCGGTCTGCTGCTGCTGCCGGGTTACTCTCTGGTGTGGTTGATTTTTGCCGGACTGGGGGCGGGGGGGTCTTTGGTGCTGGCGCTGTCGTTCTTTGGCCTGCGCAGCAGCCATCATCATCAGGCCACGCAGCTGTCGGGCATGGCGCAATCGGTCGGCTATCTGTTGGCGGCGCTGGGACCCACGCTGTTCGGTTTGTTACACGATCTGACTCAGGGTTGGCGATTGCCACTGATTGTTCTGCTGTGCCTGACACTGCTGCAAATGCTGTTTGGCATGTTAGCCGGGCGCAATCGGGTTATTCGTTAA
- a CDS encoding YmiA family putative membrane protein — translation MIGKDDADIKRKAWLCVFIGCGVFWLAVAAVIYWLFI, via the coding sequence GTGATAGGCAAGGATGACGCGGATATCAAACGTAAAGCTTGGCTGTGCGTATTTATCGGCTGCGGGGTATTTTGGTTGGCCGTCGCCGCCGTGATTTATTGGCTGTTTATTTAG
- a CDS encoding multidrug ABC transporter permease/ATP-binding protein, translating to MELLRVVYRQYRWPFVAVMALTMASAALGIGIIAFINLRLMTAAGDPLAVLPEFLGLLALLMAVTLGSQLALTTLGHHFVFRLRGQLVKRILDTPIERIEQLGSAALLASLASDIRNITLAFVRLPELVQGVILTLGSAAYLGWLSPQMLAVTAIWVAVTVFGSGCLVSRVYRHLTNVRESEEQLYQHYQSAIDGRKELALNRDRAKALFRQAYQPDAEEYRYHIIRADTFHLSAVNWSNIMMLGAIGLVFYMANSLGWADTAVAATYSLTLLFLRTPLLQAVGAFPTLISAEVAFNKVKSLRLADYQEQFPAVATKAWQTLELREVMFHYGATEQKAGFAVGPLNLTLRRGELVFLIGGNGSGKSTLAMLLTGLYQPVSGQILLDGIAQNPADMHHYRRLFSAIFTDFHPFQHLQGPEGGQPDAELVESWLHRLNMKNKLEFDGLRVTNPQLSQGQRKRLALLLAVAEERDILLLDEWAADQDPQFRRIFYRELLPQLRALGKTVFAISHDDHYFEHADRLFQMRDRHLSELTGSERELASKDSVSHLD from the coding sequence ATGGAGTTGCTACGGGTGGTTTACCGCCAATATCGCTGGCCGTTTGTGGCGGTAATGGCGTTGACCATGGCCAGCGCGGCATTGGGTATCGGCATCATTGCCTTTATCAACCTGCGGCTGATGACGGCGGCGGGCGATCCGCTGGCGGTATTGCCGGAGTTTCTCGGGTTGCTGGCATTGCTGATGGCAGTGACGCTGGGTTCGCAGTTGGCGCTGACCACCCTGGGCCACCACTTTGTGTTCCGGCTACGGGGTCAACTGGTGAAACGGATCCTGGATACCCCTATTGAGCGGATTGAACAGTTGGGCAGTGCTGCGCTGTTGGCGAGCCTGGCCAGCGACATTCGCAATATTACCCTGGCTTTTGTGCGTTTGCCCGAACTGGTGCAGGGGGTGATATTGACGTTGGGATCTGCGGCCTATCTGGGCTGGCTGTCGCCGCAGATGCTGGCGGTGACGGCCATCTGGGTCGCGGTAACGGTGTTTGGCAGCGGCTGTCTGGTATCGCGGGTCTATCGTCACCTGACCAACGTGCGTGAATCCGAAGAGCAACTCTATCAGCACTATCAGTCAGCCATTGACGGCCGTAAAGAGCTGGCGTTGAACCGCGATCGTGCCAAAGCGCTGTTTCGCCAGGCCTACCAGCCGGATGCCGAAGAGTATCGTTATCATATTATTCGTGCCGATACCTTTCATCTTAGCGCGGTGAACTGGTCGAATATCATGATGCTGGGCGCGATAGGCCTGGTGTTCTATATGGCCAACAGCCTGGGCTGGGCCGATACCGCCGTGGCGGCGACCTATTCACTGACGCTGCTGTTCCTGCGCACGCCGTTGCTGCAGGCGGTGGGGGCATTCCCTACGCTTATCAGCGCAGAAGTGGCCTTCAATAAGGTCAAATCCTTACGGCTCGCCGACTATCAAGAGCAATTTCCTGCGGTAGCGACCAAAGCCTGGCAAACATTGGAGCTGCGTGAGGTGATGTTCCACTATGGCGCGACGGAACAAAAGGCAGGGTTCGCCGTGGGCCCGCTGAATTTGACGCTGCGCCGCGGCGAATTGGTGTTCCTGATTGGCGGCAATGGCAGCGGAAAATCGACGCTGGCCATGCTGCTGACCGGGCTGTATCAGCCGGTCAGTGGCCAGATATTGCTGGACGGCATTGCGCAGAACCCGGCGGATATGCACCACTATCGCCGGTTGTTTTCCGCCATTTTTACCGATTTTCATCCGTTCCAGCATTTGCAGGGGCCTGAGGGCGGGCAGCCGGATGCTGAACTGGTGGAAAGCTGGCTTCATCGCCTGAACATGAAAAACAAGCTGGAGTTTGACGGTCTTCGGGTGACCAATCCTCAGTTGTCCCAGGGGCAACGCAAGCGTCTGGCGCTGTTGCTGGCGGTGGCCGAAGAGCGGGATATTCTGCTATTGGACGAATGGGCGGCGGATCAGGATCCGCAATTTAGACGTATCTTCTACCGCGAATTGCTGCCGCAGCTGCGTGCGTTGGGCAAAACGGTGTTTGCCATTAGCCATGACGATCACTATTTCGAGCATGCGGACCGTCTGTTCCAAATGCGCGATCGGCACCTTAGCGAATTGACCGGCAGCGAGCGTGAACTCGCCAGTAAAGACTCGGTTTCACATCTTGACTGA
- a CDS encoding LysR family transcriptional regulator: MLPTHEYANDLILFALIVDCGSFSKAAETAGITSSVVSKRIGRLEKSLGARLLYRTTRSLTLTENGRSLYRQAKEISAKIQDALNLVSENSDELTGVIRMSVPTISGELLLSESVAEFCARHPNLKVEMRLENRFADLVNEGIDLAIRTGTLPDSSLIARHILDSRWVIVCSPGYLQQHAEPHSADDLLKHNCLTYTYQESGTDNWLMKPPGGSEIYELQVKGNLSANNARAIRKAAIGGYGIAMVPRCMVFEDLQEGTLVEVLSGHCGKVLGVYAVYPYTRNLPLKTRLLIEHIIADYQNISHYF; this comes from the coding sequence ATGCTGCCTACACATGAATATGCCAACGATTTGATCCTGTTCGCCTTAATTGTTGATTGCGGTTCTTTCAGCAAAGCCGCGGAAACGGCCGGTATCACCAGTTCGGTGGTCAGCAAGCGTATTGGACGCCTGGAGAAATCCCTAGGTGCACGCCTGCTTTATCGCACCACACGCAGCCTGACGCTGACGGAAAATGGCCGCAGCCTGTATCGCCAGGCCAAAGAGATCAGCGCCAAAATTCAGGATGCGCTGAACCTCGTCAGCGAAAACAGCGACGAATTGACCGGCGTTATCCGCATGTCGGTGCCGACCATTTCGGGCGAGCTGCTGCTCAGCGAGAGCGTGGCGGAATTCTGTGCGCGGCATCCGAACCTGAAGGTGGAGATGCGGCTGGAGAATCGCTTTGCCGATCTGGTCAACGAAGGGATAGATCTGGCGATCCGCACCGGCACCCTGCCAGATTCAAGCCTCATCGCACGCCACATTCTTGACTCCCGTTGGGTGATAGTCTGCTCGCCCGGTTACCTGCAGCAGCACGCCGAACCCCATTCGGCCGACGACCTGCTCAAACATAACTGCCTGACCTATACCTATCAGGAAAGTGGTACCGACAACTGGCTGATGAAGCCACCGGGCGGCAGCGAGATTTATGAGCTGCAGGTCAAAGGCAATTTGTCCGCCAATAACGCGCGGGCCATCCGCAAGGCGGCGATCGGCGGTTATGGCATCGCCATGGTGCCACGTTGCATGGTGTTCGAGGATTTGCAGGAAGGCACGCTGGTAGAAGTTTTGTCCGGCCACTGTGGCAAGGTATTAGGCGTTTATGCGGTCTACCCTTATACCCGCAATTTACCGCTAAAAACCCGGTTACTGATCGAACATATCATCGCGGACTATCAAAATATCAGCCATTATTTTTGA
- a CDS encoding L-lactate permease, producing MSLFFSVAPIVLLIWMMTKRNGVPSYLALPLTAIVVYAVQLLWFDNAPLLLHANIVTALVAVLTPITIIAGAILLNKLMQISGAENVVRRWLENISPNPVAQLMIIGWAFAFMIEGASGFGTPAAIAAPILVGLGFNPLRVALLTLVMNSVPVSFGAVGTPTWFGFANLGLSDASMLEIGRQTALIHFVAGFVIPLLALRFIVSWWDIRRNLPFILLSVLSCTLPYLLLAQVNYEFPALVGGAIGLAVSVLLARAGIGLARVEKQQENAQPVPFMQVLKAMTPTLLLIAILIVTRIHQLGIKALLNSTAPLWQGNLGWLGELRVSDALIIELQRVLGTSAAASYKTLYVPALIPFLLVVLLCIPLFRLNRHQVKQMFSETGQRIARPFIALLGALVMVNLMMQGENDAPVILIGKALAALTGESWLLFSSFLGALGSFFSGSNTVSNLTFGGIQQSIALSSGLNVNLTLALQSVGGAMGNMVCLNNIIAVCSILGIGNAEGKIIRKTVLPMLAYGGIAAVMAQILAL from the coding sequence ATGTCCCTTTTTTTCAGCGTTGCGCCCATCGTCCTGCTGATTTGGATGATGACCAAACGGAATGGCGTTCCCTCTTACCTCGCTCTGCCGCTGACGGCTATCGTCGTATATGCCGTGCAGCTACTGTGGTTCGACAATGCTCCCCTGCTGTTGCATGCCAATATCGTCACTGCGCTGGTGGCGGTCTTAACCCCTATCACCATCATCGCCGGTGCGATTTTGCTGAACAAACTGATGCAGATCAGCGGGGCGGAAAACGTGGTACGCCGCTGGTTGGAGAATATCAGCCCCAATCCCGTGGCACAGTTGATGATCATCGGTTGGGCATTCGCGTTCATGATAGAAGGCGCCAGCGGCTTCGGCACGCCGGCGGCTATCGCGGCCCCCATTCTGGTGGGGCTGGGCTTTAACCCACTGCGGGTCGCCCTGCTGACGTTGGTGATGAACTCGGTGCCCGTCTCCTTCGGCGCCGTGGGCACCCCCACCTGGTTTGGCTTTGCCAATCTGGGCCTGTCGGACGCCAGCATGTTGGAAATTGGGCGCCAGACCGCGCTGATCCATTTTGTCGCCGGGTTCGTGATCCCGCTGCTGGCATTGCGTTTTATCGTTTCCTGGTGGGACATTCGCCGCAATTTGCCTTTTATTCTGCTTAGCGTCCTGAGCTGTACCCTGCCCTATCTGCTGCTGGCCCAGGTGAATTATGAGTTTCCGGCGCTGGTCGGCGGCGCCATTGGCCTGGCGGTGTCGGTGTTGCTGGCCCGCGCCGGCATCGGCCTGGCTCGCGTAGAAAAACAACAGGAAAACGCCCAGCCGGTGCCCTTTATGCAGGTGCTCAAAGCCATGACGCCGACCCTGCTGCTGATTGCTATCCTGATAGTGACCCGCATCCACCAATTGGGCATCAAAGCGCTGCTCAACAGCACGGCACCGCTGTGGCAAGGGAACCTCGGCTGGCTGGGTGAGCTGCGCGTCAGCGACGCCCTGATTATCGAGCTGCAACGGGTGCTCGGCACCTCGGCCGCCGCCAGCTACAAGACGCTGTACGTGCCCGCGCTGATCCCCTTTCTGCTGGTAGTGCTGCTGTGCATTCCGCTGTTTCGGCTGAACCGTCACCAGGTCAAACAGATGTTCAGCGAAACCGGTCAACGGATAGCCAGGCCCTTTATCGCCCTGTTGGGTGCCCTGGTGATGGTCAACCTGATGATGCAGGGGGAAAACGACGCGCCGGTGATCCTGATTGGTAAAGCGCTGGCGGCGCTGACGGGGGAAAGCTGGCTGCTGTTCTCTTCTTTCCTGGGCGCGCTGGGGTCGTTCTTCTCTGGCTCGAATACCGTTTCCAACCTGACGTTCGGCGGCATCCAACAATCGATCGCCCTGAGCAGCGGGCTAAACGTCAACCTGACGCTGGCGCTGCAATCCGTCGGGGGCGCCATGGGCAATATGGTGTGCCTGAACAATATTATCGCCGTCTGTTCGATCCTCGGGATCGGCAACGCCGAAGGAAAAATCATCAGAAAGACCGTGCTGCCGATGCTGGCGTACGGAGGGATCGCCGCCGTCATGGCCCAGATCCTGGCTCTCTGA
- the lldD gene encoding FMN-dependent L-lactate dehydrogenase LldD: protein MIISASTDYRAAAQAKLPPFLFHYIDGGAYAEHTLKRNTEDLADIALRQRVLRNMSDLSLETHLFGEKLAMPVILGPVGLTGMYARRGEVQAARAAAQKGIPFTLSTVSVCPIEEVAPAIDRPMWFQLYVLKDRGFMRNALERAKAAGVKTLVFTVDMPVPGARYRDAHSGMSGPNASLRRVLQAFTHPQWAWDVGLLGKPHDLGNVSAYRGKPTSLEDYIGWLGANFDPSISWKDLEWIREFWEGPMIIKGILDPEDAKDAVRFGADGIIVSNHGGRQLDGVLSTARAMPAIADAVKGDITLLADSGIRSGLDVVRMIALGADSVLLGRAFVYALAAAGQAGVANLLELLDKEMRVAMTLTGAKTIAEIGAGSLVHGRG from the coding sequence ATGATCATCTCCGCCTCAACCGACTATCGGGCTGCCGCGCAAGCCAAGCTTCCGCCCTTTTTGTTCCACTATATTGACGGCGGGGCCTACGCGGAGCATACGCTCAAGCGCAATACCGAAGATCTGGCCGATATCGCCCTGCGCCAGCGCGTGCTGCGCAATATGTCAGACCTGAGTCTGGAAACCCACCTGTTCGGCGAAAAGCTGGCGATGCCGGTGATACTGGGTCCGGTCGGGTTAACCGGCATGTATGCCCGTCGCGGCGAAGTACAGGCGGCTCGGGCCGCGGCGCAGAAAGGCATTCCCTTTACGCTGTCTACGGTTTCGGTATGCCCGATTGAGGAAGTCGCGCCGGCCATCGATCGGCCCATGTGGTTCCAGCTGTACGTGCTGAAGGACCGTGGCTTTATGCGTAATGCGCTCGAGCGTGCCAAAGCGGCCGGGGTGAAAACGCTGGTGTTCACCGTTGATATGCCGGTCCCCGGCGCGCGCTATCGCGACGCCCATTCCGGTATGAGCGGCCCCAACGCTTCCCTGCGCCGCGTGCTGCAGGCGTTTACTCACCCGCAATGGGCCTGGGACGTTGGCCTGCTGGGGAAACCGCACGATCTGGGCAATGTGTCAGCCTATCGCGGTAAACCGACCAGTCTCGAAGACTATATCGGCTGGCTGGGGGCCAACTTCGATCCTTCCATCTCCTGGAAAGATCTGGAGTGGATCCGCGAATTCTGGGAAGGGCCGATGATCATTAAAGGCATTCTGGATCCCGAAGACGCCAAGGATGCGGTGCGATTCGGTGCCGACGGCATCATCGTCTCCAACCACGGCGGCCGTCAGTTGGACGGCGTGCTCTCGACCGCACGCGCCATGCCGGCGATCGCCGATGCGGTAAAAGGCGACATTACGTTGCTGGCCGACTCCGGCATCCGCAGCGGATTGGACGTGGTGCGAATGATCGCTCTGGGGGCTGACAGCGTACTGCTGGGGCGCGCCTTCGTTTACGCGCTGGCCGCCGCCGGTCAGGCCGGTGTCGCTAACCTGCTGGAGCTGTTGGATAAAGAAATGCGCGTTGCCATGACGCTGACCGGAGCCAAAACCATTGCTGAAATTGGCGCCGGCTCTTTGGTCCACGGACGCGGCTGA
- a CDS encoding VOC family protein, which produces MTTKLTEAGFWRKTADSSTLKEPRVLIRVYVGEGEIDRTIAFYEQLQGVQADMRFDFPQHSLVLAAVGPFLILEGSPENLQPFRSTVGTLLVDDIYPYHQRLLDAGAEIFFGPVEVPTGACFNARLPDGTVLEYVHHRPRDGE; this is translated from the coding sequence ATGACGACAAAACTCACCGAAGCCGGTTTTTGGCGCAAGACCGCGGACTCTTCAACGTTGAAGGAGCCGAGGGTTTTGATCCGGGTCTATGTCGGCGAAGGCGAAATAGACCGCACCATCGCCTTTTATGAACAGCTGCAGGGAGTGCAGGCAGACATGCGTTTTGATTTTCCTCAACACAGCCTGGTGTTGGCAGCCGTCGGCCCCTTTTTGATCCTGGAAGGGTCGCCAGAGAATTTGCAGCCCTTCCGCTCTACCGTCGGCACGCTGTTGGTCGATGATATTTATCCCTATCATCAACGCCTGCTGGACGCCGGAGCAGAAATATTTTTCGGTCCGGTGGAAGTCCCGACCGGTGCCTGTTTCAATGCCCGCCTGCCCGACGGTACGGTGCTGGAATATGTTCACCACCGACCGCGCGACGGCGAGTAA
- a CDS encoding LysR family transcriptional regulator: MKNPKIETLWTHLHWLTVLAEQGSYTRAAERLDVSKAAMSQKIKEIEMLAGVPLVQRTTRSVRLTEAGSRLVEELRQPFEQIKQSFSGICDSAGPLRGSVRVTAPVAFARQQLVPRITGFLRANPEVRVQLEVSDRLVSLATEGFDLAIRHSDSLPDTHVAWRLCSTETLTVASADYVTRHGMPTSPADLQRHQCLYYPRGTEQPGWSFVAKHAQQGKAEKIRVPVSGPFATNNSESIRDAAAEGLGIALLPDFSAQQALADGRLIEVLPAWRPIGAFADSLYVVRPYAPQVSRAVTEFSRYLRGAFAEGFTAG; the protein is encoded by the coding sequence ATGAAAAATCCCAAAATAGAAACTCTGTGGACCCATTTGCATTGGCTTACCGTGTTGGCCGAGCAGGGCAGTTATACCCGGGCGGCGGAGCGGTTGGATGTCAGCAAAGCGGCCATGAGCCAAAAAATCAAAGAGATTGAAATGCTGGCCGGGGTACCGTTGGTGCAGAGGACCACCCGCAGCGTCAGGCTGACCGAGGCCGGATCGAGGCTGGTCGAGGAGCTGCGCCAGCCTTTCGAGCAGATTAAGCAGAGCTTTTCCGGCATTTGCGATTCTGCCGGGCCGCTGCGCGGTTCGGTGCGGGTCACGGCGCCGGTGGCTTTTGCCCGCCAGCAACTGGTGCCGCGCATTACCGGCTTTCTCCGCGCTAATCCTGAGGTGCGGGTGCAGCTTGAGGTTTCGGATCGGCTGGTATCCCTGGCTACCGAGGGTTTTGATTTGGCGATCCGTCACAGTGACAGCCTGCCCGACACCCATGTCGCCTGGCGGTTGTGCTCAACCGAAACCCTGACGGTGGCGTCGGCAGACTACGTAACACGCCACGGTATGCCGACGTCACCGGCGGATCTGCAACGGCATCAGTGCCTTTACTACCCCCGCGGCACCGAACAACCGGGCTGGAGTTTCGTGGCTAAACATGCGCAGCAGGGCAAGGCAGAAAAGATCCGCGTGCCGGTCAGCGGCCCTTTTGCCACCAATAACAGCGAATCGATACGCGATGCGGCGGCAGAAGGGTTGGGTATTGCCTTGCTGCCGGACTTCAGTGCGCAGCAGGCGTTGGCGGACGGTCGATTGATTGAGGTACTGCCGGCCTGGCGGCCGATAGGCGCTTTTGCCGACAGTCTTTATGTGGTGCGCCCCTATGCGCCCCAGGTATCGCGAGCAGTGACGGAGTTCAGCCGTTATTTGCGTGGCGCCTTTGCCGAAGGGTTTACCGCCGGCTGA
- a CDS encoding tautomerase family protein, with product MPLLIFDVIEGRSDAELQQLLDAAHRAVLSAFEVPTRDRYQIVHENKAKHMVIEDTGLNLTRTRDLVVVRVITSPRAEEQKQRFYAELCRELKESCGIEGDDLMVSITTNSKGDWSFGKGVAQYLTGDL from the coding sequence ATGCCATTACTTATCTTTGATGTTATCGAAGGCCGCAGCGACGCCGAACTGCAACAATTGCTTGATGCAGCCCACCGTGCCGTCCTCAGCGCCTTTGAGGTTCCCACTCGCGATCGCTACCAGATTGTTCATGAAAACAAGGCTAAGCACATGGTGATTGAAGATACCGGCCTTAACCTGACCCGTACCCGAGATCTGGTGGTGGTTCGGGTGATTACCAGCCCGCGAGCCGAAGAGCAAAAACAACGGTTTTATGCCGAGCTTTGCCGTGAGCTGAAAGAAAGCTGCGGGATTGAAGGCGATGACTTAATGGTGTCCATTACCACCAACAGCAAGGGTGACTGGAGCTTCGGCAAGGGCGTGGCACAATACCTGACTGGCGATCTTTAA
- a CDS encoding ABCB family ABC transporter ATP-binding protein/permease yields the protein MDRSRLLKFLLPYLWPKDNPRLRYYLVIAFVFMVVSKVSITLVPLAYKAMVDALSGETAQMLAIPIGLILAYGVARVGGALFEELRNVMFVHVSQNATRLLGLRVFRQLHALSLRFHLERQTGGLSLSIERGTQAVATVLSRLLFSIFPILFEITLVSVIMWHLLNGWFALAILVTVGCYILFTVMAVSWRTRFRRELNRANADTNSKSLDSLLNYETVKYFGNEDFEADRFNMSRRLYEYAAIKNQFSFTAINLGQTAIISIGLIVMMAMAAQGIVQGRMTVGDFVLVNAYLLQLYQPLNFFGFIYAEVRQALIDMENMFDLLQEEQEIVDRPDATALQLRAGEVSFDSVSFGYDERRPILKNVSFTIPAGNTVAVVGASGAGKSTLSRLLFRFYDVNGGAVSIDGQDIRGLKQASLRAAIGIVPQDTVLFNDTLGYNIGYGKTGSSQEEIERAARLAHIHEFIVSLPDGYETRVGERGLKLSGGEKQRVAIARTILKNPAILVFDEATSALDTQTEREIQAHLREVSRDHTTLVIAHRLSTVVDADEIIVLEAGEIVERGRHDALLAANGRYAAMWQNQYSEEQQS from the coding sequence ATGGACCGTTCCCGCTTATTGAAGTTTCTGCTGCCCTACCTGTGGCCTAAAGATAACCCCAGGCTGCGTTATTACCTGGTGATCGCCTTTGTTTTTATGGTGGTTTCCAAGGTCAGTATCACGCTGGTGCCGCTGGCTTATAAAGCCATGGTCGATGCCTTGAGCGGTGAAACCGCCCAAATGCTGGCGATCCCCATTGGTTTGATCCTGGCCTATGGTGTGGCGCGCGTCGGGGGCGCGTTATTTGAAGAGTTGCGTAACGTGATGTTCGTGCACGTTAGCCAGAATGCGACCCGCTTGCTGGGATTGCGCGTATTTAGACAGTTGCATGCGCTGAGCCTGCGTTTTCACCTGGAGCGGCAGACCGGCGGGCTGTCGCTGTCGATCGAACGCGGCACTCAGGCGGTGGCGACGGTGCTTTCGCGGCTGCTGTTCTCCATTTTTCCTATCCTGTTCGAAATCACCCTGGTTTCGGTGATCATGTGGCATCTGTTAAACGGCTGGTTTGCGCTGGCGATTTTGGTGACGGTGGGCTGCTATATCCTGTTCACCGTGATGGCCGTCAGTTGGCGAACCCGTTTCAGGCGTGAGCTCAACCGGGCCAACGCCGATACCAACAGCAAATCGCTCGACAGCCTGCTGAATTACGAGACGGTCAAATACTTCGGTAACGAGGATTTTGAGGCCGATCGGTTCAATATGTCGCGCCGCCTGTATGAATATGCCGCCATCAAAAACCAGTTCAGTTTTACCGCCATCAACCTCGGGCAAACGGCCATTATTTCCATCGGATTGATCGTGATGATGGCGATGGCAGCGCAGGGCATTGTGCAGGGGCGGATGACGGTCGGTGACTTTGTGTTGGTGAATGCCTATCTGCTGCAGCTTTATCAGCCGCTGAATTTCTTCGGGTTTATTTATGCCGAAGTCAGGCAGGCGCTGATCGACATGGAGAACATGTTCGATCTGCTGCAGGAAGAGCAGGAAATTGTCGACAGGCCAGATGCGACAGCGTTGCAATTGCGCGCAGGTGAGGTGAGTTTTGACTCGGTCAGCTTTGGCTATGATGAGCGTCGGCCGATCCTGAAAAACGTCAGTTTCACCATTCCGGCCGGCAACACGGTGGCAGTCGTCGGCGCTTCGGGGGCCGGTAAATCCACGCTATCCCGGCTGCTGTTTCGTTTCTACGACGTGAACGGCGGTGCCGTCTCGATTGACGGCCAGGATATCCGCGGCCTGAAGCAGGCCAGCCTGCGCGCGGCCATCGGCATCGTGCCGCAGGACACCGTGTTGTTCAACGATACGTTAGGCTACAACATCGGTTACGGCAAAACCGGTTCGAGTCAGGAAGAGATCGAGCGCGCGGCTCGGTTGGCGCATATTCACGAGTTTATCGTCAGCCTGCCCGATGGGTATGAAACACGGGTGGGCGAGCGCGGGCTCAAGCTGTCGGGTGGGGAAAAGCAACGGGTGGCGATTGCTCGCACTATCCTGAAAAATCCGGCGATCCTGGTGTTCGACGAGGCAACCAGTGCGCTGGATACCCAGACCGAGCGCGAAATTCAGGCGCATCTGCGTGAGGTGAGCCGCGACCATACCACATTGGTGATCGCGCACCGTCTGTCGACGGTGGTGGATGCCGATGAAATCATCGTGCTGGAGGCCGGTGAGATCGTTGAGCGTGGGCGGCATGACGCCTTGCTGGCTGCCAACGGCCGCTATGCTGCAATGTGGCAAAACCAATATAGCGAAGAGCAGCAGTCCTGA